Part of the Marinobacterium rhizophilum genome is shown below.
GCTGATCGCCCCAATGCTCCAGGGTGACAACATCGAGGTCGTTGGCACGGGCCAGCTTCTCGATCTGTGCCAGGCCGATGGTGATGCGGCGCATCTCACCGCAGGCCGCCTGGCGCAGCTGTTCCAGCAACTCTGCCTCTGCGCGGATACCGCCTGCCAGCATGCAGTCGGCCATCACGATGACGTCGTCCAGATCTGCAGGGCGAAACTCCACCCACTCGCTGATACGATTGAAGAACTGCTTGCGGCTGCTGATGCGTTTGGCGATCTGGTCCATGCCGATCAGCACCACCGGCACCTCGGTGGCGTCGTACAAGTCGCGGATGGACTCCAGCAGCTTGATATCGCCCATGAGGTAGTCGGCCTCATCGATAAACAGCGGGCGCTCGTACATGCTCATCTGCTCGATGATGTAATCCACCATGCGGGCGTTGCGGCTCATTGGCTGGGCGCCGAGTTCAGAGACTATGCGGCCCAACAGGCTGGACGACGTATCGTTGGCCCGGGCGCGCACCAGTACGCCGTTCACCTGGTTGAACAGGTAGGCCACCGAGGTGGTCTTCCCGAAGCCTGTGGGCCCGTGGATCAGCCCGATACCCGGCACCCCGTAGGATCGGTTATAGAGTGAATCGAACGCATTCTGCGTGGCAATCACGTTTTTCACCGGTGCGACTATCGCTTTCATCTGCTACTCTCCCTGATGTTTGGCAGGCCCGCTTTTGATAGGGTTGAGCCCGCTGAATGTTGGCCTTTTGGCCACTCTCCGTGGCGCGCTTCAGCTGCTCTTGTGCTGTTTGCGCGCCATGATTTCTTCGATCTGTTTGCCACCAAAGCGGTTATGCCGCTTGTACTCCACCAGGTAGGCCTGTTCTTTCTCGGTCAGCTCACGCTGCAGCGATTGCTCGGCCAGCAGCCGCGCCTTGTCGTGCTCGTTGCGCACCAGCAAGCCCTGTTGCTGGGCTACGGCAGCCTGCTTGGCTTCCATCGCCTCGCGCTGGCGTTTGAGGTGGGCAATCTCGGCTTCGGAATACTGCGGTTCATGGGGTTGGCGCAGCCGATCGGCGGTCTGGCTCAGGGCTGCGATGGCCTCGTTGTTATGCTCGCGGCTCGGCTGCGGGAACAGCGCCAGGCCCTTGGCTTTGTCGGTGAAGTGGTCAATGGCATCCTGGTGCAGGCCGTCCACACCAAAGGTCTTGGCCAGCTCTTTCATCTCGCGGCGGAAGGAGCGCAGCGCCTTGGCGTCTTCGCGCTTCTTGGCGCGGAAGGCATCCGGGCTTACGCCCTGCCCGATCATGCGCACATCCACCGCTTCCACCCGTAGATCCCAGTTGCCCTGGCGGTAGAGGAAGGCGCGACCCACGTCGTTCGGGTCCAGGAACACTTCCACTTTCTGGCCTTTCCATTCGTGATTCATCAGCTCCGGCGCGCTGTATTCGAGCCCGCCACACTTGATCCGGCCTTTCAGTACCCGGGCGCTACCGGCCTGGTTCAGCAGTACATCCAGCGCGCCTTCGTCATTCACTGCCCAGGGTCTGTAGCCGCTGTCGGCGTACTTCTGGAACGGGCTGATGCCCTTCATGCCCTCGCCCTGGTGTGGGCGGTGGTGGTAATACGCATCCAGCCAGTTATCCAGAAACGCCTGCAGTTCTTCGCGGGTTAAACGCAGGTTAAAGCCTTCTTTTTCAGCCTCGCTCTGGCGCTTTTCGGCCAGGCGCTGGGCGAAGTGTTTGGCGGCCTCGATCACTTCCCGGTCTGCCACGTTGTGGCCGATATAGCTGGGCAGCAGCTCGACAATGCTGTGGCTGAGGGTGCGGAAAAAACGCTCGATAAAGGGCTTCTCCCAGCCGCTGTAGGGGTTGGCGCGCTCCTGGTTAATGCCCAGCAGGTTGAATACCCCGGTGGTGCGCCGGCTCACGTAGTCGCTGCCGTTGTCGGTCTTGGCGATGCCGCCCTCGTTGAGCGTGCCCCAGTCGAGCAGAGTCTTGCGCAGCAGCAGGCAGATGCCTTCTGAGTCTGATGTCGGACTCACGATCATTTTCACGCGGCGGGTAAAGCAGTCGATCACCGCGATAATCGAGTGGCGGCCTTCTTTGAGCATCGCATCGACCGGCGTGGAGTCGAACTCCCAGATATCGTTCGGCTGGCTCATCCAGGGGTAGGCCTGTTCCACTGCGCTGCGGTATTTGCTGTTGTAGCGATTCGGGTCTGTTACGTAGGCGATGGCAGCCTGGTTGTCTGCACTCCATTGCACCACCCAGCGGCGAATGCTGGAGGCACTGGGGATCTTCCAGCCCAGCCCGTTCTTGGCGCTGTGCACCTCCAGCAGCTCGCGCAGGTGGCAGGTTTTGCCCGCCAGATGTGGCTTGCTGGTGATGATCGCCCGCAGGAAGTCGCCCATCTGCGGCTGCACATCGATCTTGCTTTGCACGGCGCTTTTGTAGCGTCCGGCCAGTGCCGCAGCGCCGTCTTCATCCAGGGTTTTCTGCCAGCGTCGCAGGCTCATCCAGGACACCGTTGCGACGGTCTCGTACACCCAGCCGGGCAGTTGCAGGTTCTGTGCGCAGTACGCCTTGGCAAAGGCTTTCTCCCCCGCCACCTGCTGGCGGGAACGCATGTAGGGCGCCACAAATGCGGTGCCAGCCTGCAGAATCAGCAAGCGTGCCTCGGCCCGCTTGCGCGCTGTTTCCGGCAGATTGATCAGCTGCTTCAAACCGCTGGCCTGGGCATCCTTGGACACCCGCTTGCGGGCGGTCTGGTCCAGCTCCACCGTCGCCCGGGCCTGTATGGCAATCGGAGACTGCGCAGCGGTTTCTGCATCCCGACGGGCCAGCGCGTACTGCGTTTCTTGCGGCAGTGCGTCAATGTGATATTCCAGGCCTTTGCCCTTCTCACGCTTGCGGTTGATCCAGCTGTCTTTCTTGGCTCGGCGAATCACGCCACTTTTGCTTGCCGGCAGGCCGTCAGCGCCCGCCAGCTCATCGGCGGTAAACCATTCTTTAGCCATTAGCTGCCACTCCCTGCATCGGTACCCAGGAGCGCTTCAAACACGGCCGCTTTGCTGGGACCACATGGCTGTTCTGCGGTATGCTTAGCCTCAGATCGAGCGCGGTACTTAATACGTACGCCGTCGATGTCATAGCGCGTAGGCCAGATCACCGCTGCTGGCACCTCAATGCCCCAGCTAATGACGGTCTCGCCTAGTTCGCTTTGACGCTGACGAGCACTCTTGACCAGCGTGTATCGGCTAATGCCTTTGTCTGGATGCTCTGCATTCCAGGCGCGGGCCAGTCCGGCATAGCTGCCAAAGCGGCGTTTTACGGCACTCTCGATCTCTGTGTAATGCCAGTCGTTGGCGCGGCTGGCATTTTTTAGGCTGTGTAATGTCTTCATGTGGACAAAGATAACGCACGTTCGTACGAATAACAACACGTTCGTGCGCGTCATTTGCGCCTGCGTTTGCATACGCCGGCTAAAAATATTTTTGTTCAATAAATACAAAGGGTTACAAAGATAGTGACCAGTAAGATCAAAAGTGACGCCGCGGTCACATTCACTGATTCTGAAAGTGACGGCTTCGAAATACGCATTGCCGAGCTGATCACGCTGGCTGGCAGCGTGTCGAAGCTCGCACGTATGGCCGGTATTTCAGAATCTGTCGTACGAAAGTGGCGAGATGGTAAATCCGACCCATCCAGGCTGAACTTGGTAGCCCTGTCGGAAGCCACCGGCGTGGCGATCGCCTGGCTCACCAAAGGTGAAGGCCCCATGCGGCCAGACGAAGCAGCTCCTGCGCTGCCAGCTGACTTCGACCGCGCATTCTTTGCGCGTGTGCTCACGGGTATAGAGAGGGGTATCCAGGAAAGCGGGCACCAGTTGGCACCAGACAAGAAGATCGAGCTGGCCTTTGCGCTCTATGACATTTTTCGGGAAAGTGACAAAGAGCCCAGCACCGCTACAATACTGCCCTTCTTGAGAGTAGGAGCTAAGTAGGGAGCGTTATGGAACAACGTATTGCCGAGGCTATAAAGGCCGCGTTCGGCGACCAGGGACAGCGTGAGGCTGCGGCAAACAATAGCCAAAACACCAGCATCACAATCAACGGTGACATCACTATCCAGGTCACCGTTAAAAAAAAGAAAGCAGATTAAACGTAAAACCGTGACTTGAAGCCTGTGTAAACAGAAAAGCCACCCAATCTATACGATTCGGTGGCTCCTTGGCTTTTTCACACATCACCTGGCGCGGATGCCTCACGGGTGGCAATTTTTCACAATCTTCGCGATCGAGTCAACCGCCCGCCCTGGTTCCACACACCGGCCTAGAGCCCACGTAATCCGTGGCCTCGTCCCACCAATTCCCATTGAATCCCGCTATATCCCGGATTTAACAGACTATCTGGTGGGTTACAACAGCGCTGTTGTCCACCGTGCGATTTGTAAACGGTCTGAGCATATTTTTAACCAAGAACAGACCCTAATCTTGCTTAAGGTTTTTTTAGGGTTCAGTGAGCAAAGTCTTAACAACGCCCTGGCAGGCGCAGGCGTAGGCTAAAACGGTCGTCCCTGAAGTTGAGCACTGAGCATGAAACACCTGTATCTGATCTCCACCCTGATGCTGCACAGCGCGCTGCCAATGATCGCGAGCGCCGATGATGCGGGCCCACGGGATAGTGCAGCAATCGAGCGTGGCCGCTATCTGGTTGGCATTGGCGGCTGTAACGACTGTCACTCGAGTGGCTACGCTGAAATCGGTGAGGTAATGCCAGAATCCGAACGCCTGCTGGGGTCGGGCGTTGGTTTCGCCGGCCCCTGGGGCGTGAGCTATCCGGCCAACCTGCGGCTGTCACTTGCACAGCTGGAACCGGAGCAGTGGCGACAGCGCATCCGTGCAGGCGGCCTGCCACCCATGACCTGGCCATCGTTACAAATGATGACACCCCGGGATCAGCAGGCAGTGTATCTGTATATCCGCAGCCTGGGCGCGGCGGGGCATGAAGCCCCCAGCCCGGTGGCGCCGGGCCAGCCAATACCAACGCCTTACATCTTGCTGGAGCCTCTGCCGCCCAATGACGCCTCGGCCATGGCAACTGCGCAGTAGAGACCCGCATAACACACTGGCAGTGCCTGTTGGGCTGGCGGTTAGGTTATTAACCCGGCGGGTTAATACATGAAACAGGGATGTTTCATCATTGGGCCTTCCATTGAACAAGAAGGCCCAATGCGAACCCCATCCCTTCACCCGAGAGAATCCAGCAGGTCCACGCACCTGCGCCCATTCTTGAAGGGTGAAAAGTGTGGGGTGACCGCGTATACGCATCCCTGCGTACGCGGCACACCGTACTTCCTATACATACCTGGCAAATAGGGAGGGAGCCTATTTGCCAGCCGATGTAAATAACAGAGATAGAGGAGACCGAGTGATGCGAGTTGGTCATTTTGTCCGCGTTATACAGGGTAAAACCGACATGCCTGGGCAAGGTTCAGGCTTGGCACACCGGCTTATCCCGTGGCGAAAAGCGGACCCGGCGGGGCTCCGGGGTCCAGGCTTTGCCAGGAACTGGTCCCGTTTTCTGCGCCCCTGGCAGTTATGGCACCGGTGCCACAAGCGCGGTTTACCGGCTGGGTGCCCCCAGGGGCCGTCTGCCTCCCTTGCCGTGACGGCGGGCAAGGACACCCCGCCGGACCCGCGTGCAAGCTTGAGCGATCGTTGGCACCAGGCGGGTTAAGGATTCGCGACCGGCAACAAACGCGCGCTCAGGCGGCGGGGTTCTGGTGATTCATCGGGATCAG
Proteins encoded:
- a CDS encoding DNA-binding protein yields the protein MAKEWFTADELAGADGLPASKSGVIRRAKKDSWINRKREKGKGLEYHIDALPQETQYALARRDAETAAQSPIAIQARATVELDQTARKRVSKDAQASGLKQLINLPETARKRAEARLLILQAGTAFVAPYMRSRQQVAGEKAFAKAYCAQNLQLPGWVYETVATVSWMSLRRWQKTLDEDGAAALAGRYKSAVQSKIDVQPQMGDFLRAIITSKPHLAGKTCHLRELLEVHSAKNGLGWKIPSASSIRRWVVQWSADNQAAIAYVTDPNRYNSKYRSAVEQAYPWMSQPNDIWEFDSTPVDAMLKEGRHSIIAVIDCFTRRVKMIVSPTSDSEGICLLLRKTLLDWGTLNEGGIAKTDNGSDYVSRRTTGVFNLLGINQERANPYSGWEKPFIERFFRTLSHSIVELLPSYIGHNVADREVIEAAKHFAQRLAEKRQSEAEKEGFNLRLTREELQAFLDNWLDAYYHHRPHQGEGMKGISPFQKYADSGYRPWAVNDEGALDVLLNQAGSARVLKGRIKCGGLEYSAPELMNHEWKGQKVEVFLDPNDVGRAFLYRQGNWDLRVEAVDVRMIGQGVSPDAFRAKKREDAKALRSFRREMKELAKTFGVDGLHQDAIDHFTDKAKGLALFPQPSREHNNEAIAALSQTADRLRQPHEPQYSEAEIAHLKRQREAMEAKQAAVAQQQGLLVRNEHDKARLLAEQSLQRELTEKEQAYLVEYKRHNRFGGKQIEEIMARKQHKSS
- a CDS encoding AAA family ATPase — translated: MKAIVAPVKNVIATQNAFDSLYNRSYGVPGIGLIHGPTGFGKTTSVAYLFNQVNGVLVRARANDTSSSLLGRIVSELGAQPMSRNARMVDYIIEQMSMYERPLFIDEADYLMGDIKLLESIRDLYDATEVPVVLIGMDQIAKRISSRKQFFNRISEWVEFRPADLDDVIVMADCMLAGGIRAEAELLEQLRQAACGEMRRITIGLAQIEKLARANDLDVVTLEHWGDQPFHGLRRQVA
- a CDS encoding helix-turn-helix domain-containing protein, with the protein product MTRTNVLLFVRTCVIFVHMKTLHSLKNASRANDWHYTEIESAVKRRFGSYAGLARAWNAEHPDKGISRYTLVKSARQRQSELGETVISWGIEVPAAVIWPTRYDIDGVRIKYRARSEAKHTAEQPCGPSKAAVFEALLGTDAGSGS
- a CDS encoding helix-turn-helix domain-containing protein; protein product: MTSKIKSDAAVTFTDSESDGFEIRIAELITLAGSVSKLARMAGISESVVRKWRDGKSDPSRLNLVALSEATGVAIAWLTKGEGPMRPDEAAPALPADFDRAFFARVLTGIERGIQESGHQLAPDKKIELAFALYDIFRESDKEPSTATILPFLRVGAK